A single genomic interval of Arachis duranensis cultivar V14167 chromosome 7, aradu.V14167.gnm2.J7QH, whole genome shotgun sequence harbors:
- the LOC107459281 gene encoding uncharacterized protein LOC107459281: MVRADAAVTVKVLQQATEADYGFRPSYRKVWMAKQKAVAQIYGDWEESYAELPRWMLGIQATMPGTITVLKTSPVQISGGVDESTVYFHRLFWTFPPCIEAFRHCKPLVSIDGTHLYGKYGGTLLLAIAQDGNSNILPIAFALVEGENAESWSFFLSNLREHVTPREGILVISDMHNGIKAALEAPETGWLPPRAFRAYCIRHVAANFALTFKGKDSRRLLVNAAYAKTEAEFYYWFDIMRTENPAMCDWANHMEYDKWTQHEDAGRRFGHMTTNISECVNSVLKGTRNLPVTSLVKSTYGRLAQLFVVRGQTAEAQLGSGHEFCQALVKVIDRNLRDSRCFTVTLYDRHQSEYTVAETTPTGTFSLGSYRVSLKDHRCDCGHFQALHYPCCHAIACCAYSRLNWASYVHEVYRMSEVFNVYKQGFLPPIPEGLWPPYAGPTIILDPNLWRAKEGRPKATRIRGSMDQSQENQPKRCGLCRQPGHTRRNCHQRTQSGGGDA; encoded by the coding sequence ATGGTTAGGGCGGATGCTGCGGTTACGGTAAAGGTACTTCAACAAGCGACAGAAGCTGATTACGGTTTCAGGCCTAGTTACAGGAAGGTTTGGATGGCTAAGCAGAAGGCAGTGGCACAAATATATGGAGATTGGGAAGAGTCTTACGCGGAGTTGCCCCGTTGGATGCTAGGGATCCAGGCGACAATGCCGGGAACAATCACGGTGCTGAAGACGTCTCCTGTTCAGATTAGTGGTGGGGTTGATGAGTCGACGGTGTACTTTCACCGACTTTTCTGGACATTTCCACCCTGTATCGAGGCATTCCGGCATTGCAAGCCACTCGTCAGTATTGATGGTACCCACTTGTATGGGAAGTATGGAGGGACGCTGCTGTTGGCGATAGCTCAGGACGGGAACTCGAACATCCTGCCGATAGCATTTGCCCTTGTGGAGGGGGAAAATGCAGAGTCGTGGTCATTCTTCTTGTCCAATCTCCGAGAGCATGTGACTCCTCGGGAGGGTATCCTTGTTATCTCAGACATGCATAATGGGATCAAGGCAGCGCTTGAGGCACCTGAGACTGGATGGCTGCCTCCTCGTGCTTTCCGGGCCTACTGTATAAGGCATGTGGCAGCGAATTTTGCCCTAACGTTCAAAGGTAAGGACTCAAGGCGGTTACTGGTCAATGCTGCCTACGCCAAGACTGAGGCAGAGTTTTACTACTGGTTCGACATCATGCGGACTGAGAATCCAGCAATGTGTGACTGGGCCAACCATATGGAGTATGACAAATGGACCCAACATGAGGATGCTGGTCGACGGTTCGGGCACATGACCACAAACATCAGTGAATGTGTGAACTCCGTGCTAAAGGGAACTCGCAACCTGCCGGTCACATCGTTGGTTAAGTCAACCTACGGGAGGCTTGCTCAGCTATTTGTGGTCCGGGGACAAACAGCAGAGGCACAACTCGGATCCGGCCATGAATTCTGTCAGGCATTGGTCAAGGTTATTGATCGGAACCTAAGAGACTCTAGGTGCTTCACTGTGACATTATACGACAGGCATCAGTCCGAGTACACCGTGGCTGAGACAACACCAACGGGGACGTTCTCTCTTGGTAGCTATAGAGTTTCCCTTAAAGATCACCGATGCGACTGTGGCCACTTCCAGGCGCTGCATTATCCATGTTGCCATGCCATTGCCTGTTGCGCCTACTCCCGGCTAAACTGGGCGTCATATGTTCACGAAGTGTATCGTATGAGTGAGGTGTTCAACGTTTACAAGCAGGGGTTTCTCCCACCTATACCTGAAGGCCTATGGCCTCCATATGCTGGCCCAACCATCATTCTTGACCCTAATCTGTGGCGTGCAAAGGAAGGTCGTCCAAAGGCAACCAGGATCCGTGGAAGCATGGATCAGTCTCAAGAGAATCAGCCGAAGCGTTGTGGGCTATGCCGTCAGCCTGGGCATACGCGAAGGAACTGTCACCAGCGAACACAAAGTGGTGGAGGGGATGCGTAG